Proteins encoded in a region of the Rutidosis leptorrhynchoides isolate AG116_Rl617_1_P2 chromosome 9, CSIRO_AGI_Rlap_v1, whole genome shotgun sequence genome:
- the LOC139867159 gene encoding uncharacterized protein → MVLTLDGDTTSLDYWMNWKFLICCVWVFGSVILASILIWIYEVTHYWKTYKEATRLERDWSSYDSEAWMTCVKAIHPAWLLAFRIIAFCILLSACTANVVVAGTDLFYYYTQWTFMLVIFYFAFGSVLSAYGLYRWHKMITVMSLDADAQQAIYAPLNHEDLENASSRKGGSLFLSSSFWGYIFQILYQMVAGASMLTDSVYWFVIVPFLTINDYPMNTVTVFAHSLNLVFLLGDTALNNLRFPWFRISYFIFLTAFYVIFNWIVHACVETWWPYPILDLSVPYSPLWYLVVALLHLPCYYTFALIVNIKYRILTRWFPESYQRLR, encoded by the exons ATGGTGCTTACTTTGGATGGTGATACTACTAGCTTGGATTACTGGATGAACTGGAAATTCTTAATCTGTTGCGTATGGGTCTTCGGTTCCGTGATTTTGGCATCCATTCTAATTTGGATCTATGAAGTTACACACTATTGGAAAACTTACAAAGAGGCAACTCGGCTTGAACGGGATTGGTCTTCGTATGATAGTGAAGCATGGATGACATGCGTGAAAGCGATACATCCTGCTTGGTTACTGGCTTTCAGAATCATTGCATTTTGTATACTTTTATCCGCTTGCACTGCTAATGTTGTTGTAGCTGGGACcgacttattttattattatactcA GTGGACCTTCATGCTGGTTATCTTTTATTTTGCG TTTGGATCAGTGCTCTCAGCTTATGGGTTGTATCGGTGGCACAAGATGATTACTGTTATGAGCTTGGATGCAGATGCACAGCAAGCTATTTATGCCCCTCTTAATCATGAAGATTTGGAAAATGCGTCAAGTCGAAAAGGtggaagtttatttttaagttcttCCTTTTGGGGCTACATCTTTCAAATTCTTTATCAG ATGGTTGCTGGGGCATCGATGCTAACGGATTCTGTTTATTGGTTTGTGATCGTTCCATTTCTTACCATCAACGATTATCCCATGAATACT GTAACAGTTTTTGCACACTCACTTAATCTTGTCTTCCTTCTTGGTGATACTGCACTGAATAACTTG CGGTTCCCGTGGTTCAGAATATCATACTTCATCTTCCTTACCGCCTTTTACGTGATCTTTAATTGGATTGTCCATGCCTGTGTTGAAACTTG GTGGCCATACCCAATTCTTGACTTATCTGTTCCATATTCTCCCTTATG GTACTTAGTGGTTGCATTATTGCATCTCCCATGCTACTATACCTTTGCACTGATTGTGAATATCAAGTATCGTATATTGACTAGATGGTTTCCCGAATCATATCAACGTTTGAGATAA
- the LOC139866277 gene encoding uncharacterized protein codes for MRRIQSHKLQCLHCQSSRHKLPCLNCQPHDFIRMVHSLIERCIIFRMGRDDCIRTLAKHANIDPTVTFTVWEALLKENKFFFQAYSRSILPVNLFYTQPQEASDINRIRRTGTSWRR; via the exons ATGAGAAGGATTCAAAGTCATAAGTTACAATGCTTACATTGTCAATCTAGTCGCCATAAGCTACCATGCTTAAATTGTCAACCTCATGACTTCATTAGAATG GTTCATAGTTTAATAGAAAGATGCATTATCTTTCGAATGGGTCGCGATGACTGCATAAGGACGCTTGCTAAGCATGCGAACATCGATCCGACAGTTACCTTTACAG TGTGGGAAGCATTGCTTAAAGAGAATAAATTCTTTTTTCAAGCATATTCACGTTCTATTCTACCAGTTAATTTATTCTACA CACAACCACAAGAGGCAAGCGACATCAACCGTATTAGAAGAACAGGGACATCATGGAGGAGGTGA
- the LOC139867168 gene encoding uncharacterized protein → MLPTDSTKKLSFKRNISDGDLVIVYEKHDNMKAVKVCEKSVLENRFGIFKHSDWIGKPFGCKVSSHKGGFVYLLAPTPELWTLVLSHRTQILYIADISFVVMYMELIPGCVVLESGTGSGSLTTSLARAVAPTGHVYTFDFHEQRAAAAREDFEKTGLNNLVTVGVRDIQGDGFPKDLSGIADAVFLDLPQPWLAIPSAAEMLKPDGVLCSFSPCIEQVQRSSETLTSNFTDIRTFEVLLRTYEVREIKMDQCQNEEGTPGSRPFKRKHRVSEASLWQQDTSGSPVVMARPSNEAKGHTGYLTFARLKCLA, encoded by the exons ATGTTGCCTACTGATTCTACTAAGAAACTGTCGTTTAAGCGAAACATTAGTGATGGAGATTTGGTAATTGTATACGAGAAACACGACAACATGAAAGCTGTTAAAGTATGTGAAAAGTCTGTTCTCGAGAACCGTTTCGGCATTTTTAAGCATTCGGATTGGATTGGGAAACCGTTTGGATGTAAGGTATCGAGTCACAAAGGTGGATTTGTTTACTTATTGGCACCTACACCTGAGCTATGGACATTGGTTTTGAGTCACAGAACTCAAATTCTTTACATTGCGGATATCAGTTTTGTGGTTATGTACATGGAATTGATTCCTGGTTGTGTTGTTCTTGAATCGGGAACTGGTAGTGGTTCGTTGACTACTTCGTTAGCTAGGGCCGTTGCTCCTACAGGACATGTTTATACGTTTGATTTTCATGAACAAAGAGCTGCAGCTGCTAG AGAAGATTTTGAGAAGACGGGATTGAACAATTTGGTGACAGTGGGAGTGAGAGATATTCAGGGTGACGGTTTTCCGAAAGATTTAAGTGGTATTGCAGATGCCGTGTTCTTGGATTTACCTCAGCCTTGGCTTGCAATCCCGTCTGCTGCAGAAATGTTGAAACCAGATGGAGTCTTGTGCTCATTCTCACCGTGCATTGAACAAGTACAACGTTCATCTGAAACTCTCACATCTAATTTTACTG ATATAAGAACATTTGAGGTCCTTTTGCGCACATATGAAGTTAGAGAAATAAAAATGGATCAGTGccaaaatgaagaaggtactcctggGTCCCGCCCGTTCAAGAGGAAGCACCGTGTAAGTGAAGCAAGTCTATGGCAACAGGATACTTCTGGTTCACCTGTTGTGATGGCTAGACCATCTAATGAGGCAAAAGGTCACACAGGCTATCTTACATTTGCTAGACTTAAATGTCTTGCATGA
- the LOC139867220 gene encoding mitochondrial outer membrane import complex protein METAXIN-like, with protein MDEQIHHHLTLVTRKSCFGLPTACPSCLPVYIYLKFANIPFQLAYNLAFPDSDQIPYVDSDTYVAYNNERGGVIESLKEDNIVNLDSEVQSLPEWVSNVAMINSWLSDAMLYELWVGSDGSSAHKIYYSDLPWPIGKLLYLKQVHYVKHSLGISKDNAERREDEIYRRATLAYQALSTKLGEDSFFSDNRPTSLDALFLGHALVTLYALPETSVLRGKLLEQANLVKYADKHKAELLDVGSSFSDPSSSSSSSSVPKRGPSNWSSKAKSQPKRERTQEEKSFRRKAKYFLVTQMVAVLVFLSLLGGSDDTEVDVDGDEDFDYDN; from the exons ATGGATGAACAGATTCATCATCACTTAACTTTAGTCACGAGAAAATCATGTTTTGGATTGCCAACAGCTTGTCCTTCATGTTTACCTGTTTATATCTATCTCAAATTCGCTAATATTCCTTTCCAGCTGGCTTACAATCTCGCTTTTCCAGATTCCG ATCAAATTCCTTATGTTGACTCGGATACATATGTTGCTTACAACAATGAGAGGGGTGGTGTAATTGAAAGTTTAAAAGAAGATAATATAGTTAATTTGGACTCTGAAGTCCAGAGTCTTCCTGAATGGGTATCAAATGTCGCAATGATTAATTCGTGGCTTTCGGATGCAATGTTGTACGAATTATGGGTAGGTTCAGATGGAAGTTCTGCACATAAGATCTATTACTCTGATCTCCCATGGCCAATAGGAAAGCTTTTGTATTTGAAGCAAGTTCACTATGTGAAACATTCACTTGGGATATCAAAAGATAATGCTGAAAGAAGGGAAGATGAG ATTTATAGGAGAGCTACTTTGGCTTATCAAGCTTTGTCAACCAAGTTAGGGGAAGATTCGTTCTTCTCTGATAACAG GCCGACTAGTTTGGATGCTTTGTTTCTTGGGCATGCACTTGTTACACTTTATGCATTACCG GAAACATCAGTGCTTCGTGGAAAACTCTTGGAACAAGCTAATCTTGTTAAGTATGCTGACAAACATAAAGCAGAGCTTTTAGATGTTGGATCATCATTTTCagatccttcatcatcatcatcctcctcaTCTGTACCTAAACGAGGCCCTTCAAACTGGA GTTCCAAAGCCAAGAGCCAACCTAAGAGGGAAAGAACACAGGAAGAGAAAAGTTTCAGAAGAAAGGCGAAATATTTCTTGGTAACACAAATGGTTGCTGTTCTTGTTTTTCTCAGTCTTCTTGGTGGATCTGATGATACTGAAGTGGATGTTGATGGTGATGAGGATTTCGATTATGATAACTGA